One window of the Acaryochloris sp. CCMEE 5410 genome contains the following:
- the istB gene encoding IS21-like element ISAcma26 family helper ATPase IstB — MTNSSPPTQSPLSPYQHLSLYLKKLRLSHMLTHWESIESQAMQESWSYAEFLLALCETETQRREQARLKRALTEARLPNAKSFTNFDFSHCPQLNPAPLMQLAADPGWLERAENCLLLGPSGVGKTHLATGVSQKMLEFGKRVKFFAANALVQQLQQAKLQLQLHPVLKKLDRYDLLVLDDLGYCKKSEAETSVLFELIAHRYERKSLLITANQPFSQWDDIFTDSMMAVAAIDRLIHHGLIIEIQADSYRRKSATQRTTQTQSQPQKSQSK, encoded by the coding sequence AAGCTCAGGCTCTCCCACATGCTGACCCATTGGGAATCTATCGAATCCCAAGCTATGCAGGAAAGCTGGTCCTATGCGGAATTCTTACTGGCCTTGTGCGAAACGGAAACTCAACGAAGAGAACAAGCTCGTCTAAAGCGAGCTCTCACCGAAGCCAGACTCCCAAACGCAAAAAGTTTTACCAACTTTGACTTTAGCCATTGCCCCCAGCTCAATCCAGCTCCCTTAATGCAATTAGCCGCAGATCCAGGGTGGTTGGAGCGGGCCGAGAACTGCCTCCTTCTGGGGCCTTCGGGCGTTGGAAAAACACATTTGGCTACTGGGGTCTCCCAAAAGATGCTGGAGTTTGGTAAACGGGTGAAGTTCTTTGCAGCCAATGCATTGGTCCAACAATTGCAACAGGCTAAGCTCCAACTGCAGCTGCATCCGGTGCTCAAAAAACTGGACCGCTATGATCTATTGGTCTTGGATGACTTGGGCTATTGCAAAAAGTCGGAAGCGGAAACATCCGTTCTGTTTGAATTAATTGCGCATCGCTATGAACGTAAGAGTTTGTTGATTACAGCCAACCAACCCTTTAGCCAGTGGGACGACATCTTTACTGATTCGATGATGGCGGTGGCTGCCATTGATCGCTTAATTCATCACGGTTTGATTATCGAAATTCAAGCCGATAGTTATCGACGTAAATCAGCGACTCAGAGGACTACTCAAACTCAGTCTCAACCTCAAAAATCTCAGTCCAAATAA